In Debaryomyces hansenii CBS767 chromosome A complete sequence, a genomic segment contains:
- a CDS encoding DEHA2D03586p (some similarities with CA1313|IPF14126 Candida albicans): MHIRVQKDSTNMWSTGTQKRVAALCSCKIFAKPTYISFYISLGITLNNCFQTPNSKKPYIMNFIFLIVIIYSLGMASTKEVSSGRVAYKGYKSLSLRDEPHQIDGRKSDSAYKELSNIYPHRERAKNFVFHAQSQIKARNVEDDEPVTEYPSGTWDESASEASAIAPPRFSDTRKPNVVLYSKKSWIKDYLALTADVEVEATQSGSDRNEIEIDVDLLIEYLITQGFSEEDLQFLKTNLDYGFDEIERELRKIKDNNTKKNKHISIGGEHGNDDKEHNDKDNNDDNSPKSNSNSLKASLKVLCLTFILVTYII, encoded by the coding sequence ATGCATATAAGGGTACAAAAGGATAGTACAAATATGTGGTCCACAGGAACACAGAAAAGAGTTGCGGCATTGTGtagttgcaaaatattcGCAAAGCCAACATATATACTGTTTTATATATCTCTAGGAATTACATTAAACAATTGTTTTCAGACACCAAATAGCAAGAAACCATATATCATGAACtttatatttcttatcGTTATAATCTATTCTTTGGGAATGGCTTCCACCAAGGAAGTATCCTCTGGTAGGGTAGCATATAAAGGCTACAAGCTGTTATCGTTAAGGGACGAACCGCACCAGATAGACGGTAGGAAAAGTGATTCAGCATACAAAGAGCTCCTGAATATATATCCTCACAGAGAAAGAGCCAAAAATTTTGTGTTCCATGCCCAATCACAAATTAAGGCTAGAAATGTCGAGGACGATGAACCGGTAACTGAGTATCCGTCAGGAACTTGGGATGAGTCGGCCCTGGAAGCAAGTGCCATTGCACCTCCAAGATTTTCGGATACCAGGAAGCCCAATGTCGTATTATACTCGAAGAAATCATGGATCAAGGATTACTTAGCCCTCACAGCCGATGTTGAGGTTGAAGCAACCCAATCTGGGAGCGACCGCAACGAAATTGAAATAGACGTTGATCTACTTATCGAGTATTTAATAACTCAAGGCTTCTCCGAAGAAgatttgcaatttttgaaaactaACTTAGATTATGGGTTTGATGAAATCGAGAGAGAATTAAGGAAAATTAAAGACAACAATactaaaaaaaataagCACATATCTATTGGAGGAGAGCACGGAAACGACGATAAGGAACATAACGATAAAgacaataatgatgacAATTCACCAAAGAGCAATTCGAATTCATTAAAGGCATCACTAAAGGTTCTTTGCTTAACATTTATTTTAGTAacatatataatttga